One window from the genome of Sphaerotilus microaerophilus encodes:
- a CDS encoding 2-oxoacid:acceptor oxidoreductase family protein yields the protein MLQIRIHGRGGQGVVTAAELLSVAAFEQGRHAQAFPSFGSERTGAPVVAFCRIDDREIRLREPILAPDVLIVQDPTLLHQVDVFQGLKPDGYVLINSRRSFDALGLGEVAKQFRHERLTTVPATEIALKHLGRPLPNAVLLGGFAALSGLVSLDAVAHAISDRFSGKVAEGNIAAASEAFEFVRQELEELAEMQEAAHAQAD from the coding sequence ATGCTGCAGATCCGGATCCATGGGCGGGGCGGGCAGGGGGTGGTCACCGCCGCCGAGTTGCTGTCGGTCGCTGCCTTCGAGCAGGGCCGTCACGCCCAAGCCTTCCCGAGCTTCGGCTCCGAGCGCACCGGCGCGCCGGTGGTGGCCTTCTGCCGCATCGACGACCGCGAGATCCGCCTGCGCGAGCCCATCCTGGCGCCCGACGTGCTGATCGTGCAGGACCCGACGCTGCTGCACCAGGTGGACGTCTTCCAGGGCCTGAAGCCCGATGGCTACGTGCTGATCAACAGCCGCCGCAGCTTCGATGCGCTCGGCCTGGGCGAGGTGGCCAAGCAGTTCCGCCACGAGCGGCTGACCACCGTGCCTGCCACCGAGATCGCGCTCAAGCACCTGGGCCGCCCGCTGCCCAACGCGGTGCTGCTGGGCGGCTTTGCCGCGCTGTCCGGCCTGGTGTCGCTGGACGCGGTGGCCCATGCCATCAGCGACCGGTTCAGCGGCAAGGTGGCCGAGGGCAACATCGCCGCGGCCAGCGAGGCCTTCGAGTTCGTGCGCCAGGAATTGGAGGAATTGGCGGAAATGCAGGAGGCGGCCCATGCTCAAGCAGATTGA